A single Pedobacter sp. PACM 27299 DNA region contains:
- the rpsN gene encoding 30S ribosomal protein S14 has product MAKEGVKAREIKRQKLVAKYADKRAELKAAGDYEGLDKLPKNSSAVRLHNRCKLTGRPRGYMRTFGISRVLFRDMALAGKIPGVRKASW; this is encoded by the coding sequence ATGGCAAAAGAAGGTGTAAAAGCTCGCGAAATTAAGCGCCAAAAATTGGTAGCTAAGTATGCTGACAAACGTGCAGAACTTAAAGCTGCTGGTGATTATGAAGGATTAGATAAGTTACCAAAAAACTCATCTGCAGTACGTTTACACAATCGTTGTAAATTAACTGGACGTCCTCGTGGTTACATGCGTACTTTCGGTATATCAAGGGTATTGTTCCGTGATATGGCATTAGCAGGTAAAATCCCTGGAGTAAGGAAAGCAAGCTGGTAA